The proteins below are encoded in one region of Nilaparvata lugens isolate BPH chromosome X, ASM1435652v1, whole genome shotgun sequence:
- the LOC111044468 gene encoding uncharacterized protein LOC111044468, translating to MHHDQNIDPDSGDLHKPEIVSFYNKTKVGVDSVDQMCAKYDCSRNTKRWPMVIFFDLINIAGINASRVFSFNNNQIVRRRIFIEKLAWDLIEPQIRKRLDSPSLPNDLKVRARKLLGIEDPRRPLPAPRDNKVGRCYMCARARDRSTRKCCDLCGHKVCPEHSSIVCHSCIKQQ from the coding sequence ATGCATCATGACCAGAACATTGATCCTGATAGTGGTGATTTGCATAAACCGGAGATTGTATCATTCTACAATAAAACTAAAGTAGGTGTGGACTCAGTGGATCAAATGTGTGCAAAATACGACTGTTCAAGAAATACCAAACGCTGGCCCATGGTaatttttttcgatttgatAAACATAGCTGGAATCAATGCTTCTCGTGTTTTCTCTTTCAACAACAACCAGATTGTACGGCGAAGAATATTCATTGAGAAACTTGCATGGGACCTTATTGAACCTCAAATAAGGAAACGGCTGGATTCACCATCTCTTCCTAATGATCTAAAAGTGAGAGCACGCAAGCTTTTAGGTATAGAAGATCCTCGAAGGCCGCTACCAGCCCCAAGAGATAACAAGGTGGGTCGCTGCTACATGTGTGCCCGAGCGCGAGACCGTTCTACTCGCAAGTGTTGCGACTTGTGTGGCCACAAAGTCTGCCCAGAGCACTCATCGATTGTTTGCCACAGTTGCATCAAACAGCAGTAA